The following are encoded in a window of Chitinivibrio alkaliphilus ACht1 genomic DNA:
- a CDS encoding acyl-[acyl-carrier-protein] thioesterase: protein MKDDYSLYTEKITIGYSHCDHTGLAKLPVMGSFLQDIAMRHDMLLHREVLKIPRIKHLFALVRLNIFVLERPRWKDEITISTWLQPLEGENRFVYRNFTFADRRGKEIGLCTITAFPIDLKKRKAQELPDEIKTLPTREKTLSTGENSRIRRPQKITSQTAGTVLPGDIDMYEHVNNNRYLCWAIDHSPLEIQNRYFCYSGEIQFRMELKNGQEFLCKMEITELDAGLTAVHQIVRKEDNRECARILTRWKERTVF, encoded by the coding sequence GTGAAAGACGACTATTCCCTCTACACAGAAAAAATAACCATAGGCTACAGCCACTGCGATCATACCGGTCTGGCAAAACTGCCCGTCATGGGATCATTCCTGCAGGATATCGCCATGCGCCACGACATGCTCCTCCACCGTGAGGTACTCAAAATCCCCAGGATCAAACACCTCTTTGCCCTGGTACGCCTCAATATTTTCGTCTTGGAGCGTCCCCGGTGGAAAGATGAAATTACCATCTCAACGTGGCTGCAACCCCTGGAAGGGGAAAACCGCTTTGTCTACAGAAATTTCACCTTTGCAGACAGGAGGGGAAAAGAGATTGGCCTCTGTACTATTACGGCCTTCCCCATAGATCTCAAAAAACGAAAGGCTCAAGAGCTTCCCGACGAGATAAAGACACTCCCCACACGGGAAAAAACCCTCTCCACCGGAGAAAACAGCCGCATCCGCCGTCCCCAAAAAATAACAAGTCAGACAGCGGGCACGGTGCTTCCCGGTGATATTGATATGTATGAGCACGTAAACAACAACCGCTATCTCTGCTGGGCCATTGACCACTCTCCCCTGGAAATACAAAACAGATATTTCTGCTACTCCGGGGAGATTCAGTTTAGAATGGAACTGAAGAATGGACAGGAGTTTCTCTGTAAAATGGAGATTACTGAGCTTGATGCAGGCCTTACTGCGGTGCATCAGATTGTGCGAAAAGAAGACAACAGGGAGTGTGCGCGGATTCTCACCCGGTGGAAAGAGCGAACCGTATTTTGA